In the Dermochelys coriacea isolate rDerCor1 chromosome 25, rDerCor1.pri.v4, whole genome shotgun sequence genome, one interval contains:
- the RPL36 gene encoding 60S ribosomal protein L36: MGAGVLIAAWGANNIFPRLLHAAHTELFSLQRLTKHTKFVRDMIREVCGFAPYEKRAMELLKVSKDKRALKFIKKRVGTHIRAKRKREELSNVLAAMRKAAAKKD; the protein is encoded by the exons ATGGGTGCCGGGGTCCTCATAGCAGCCTGGGGG GCAAATAACATTTTCCCTCGCCTCTTACATGCTGCTCACACTGAACTATTTTCTCTGCAGCGCCTGACCAAACACACTAAGTTTGTACGAGACATGATCAGAGAGGTCTGTGGCTTTGCCCCCTATGAGAAACGTGCTATGGAATTGCTGAAAGTTTCCAAGGACAAACGGGCTCTGAAGTTCATAAAGAAAAGG GTTGGTACTCACATTCGGGCCAAGCGAAAACGTGAGGAGCTCAGCAATGTTCTGGCAGCTATGAGGAAGGCTGCTGCCAAGAAGGATTAA